tcaaattgcatAAGTGAGTTTAGCTATAATATGATTCGAAACTGTTGTCTTACTATTTCCCACGGCAATGCGGTTTGATCTGCCATCCAGCGTAGGTAAATCACTTTCGTTTGTCAATCCGCTAAGGAAATACGTTCCAGAAACAATATGACCCAGCAGGATGGTTTTCAATTCGGCGGGAGATgccattaatttatttaaaacgCCATCAGGCAAACGGCGGAAGGCGTCATCGTTCGGTGCAAAGAGCGTGAACGGCCCCTCTATTGTTCGTGTAACCaccaaaagaaattaaatcatGTGTTTTAAGGCCCCGGAAAATCGTAGCgtaatttattttacctttttccaaAGTATGGGTCAAATTGACCAATTGGATGGCCTCCACGAGAATAGTAAAATGTTGCTGTTTGTTCTCTTGTTTGTGGATTTTTAACAAATCGAATATGCCTCCTCCAATCGCGCAGAGAAGAAAACTGTCGTAATTTAACAAATCATTCCCAAATTCAACATAAAAACATCTAAATATAGTTTTCTGTTTTAGCGTACTTGTTTAATTTGTACATGACGACGGTGGGAGTAACAACTGTTGGTACCCCAAACATTACACCGTTAACAGTCAttatctattatttaaaaaaaaataagaatagatATTGAAGCTAAGGTGTATGAAGCGTACCACGCCTTATTCAAATcatatttacctttttgtCGGTTCCGTAAACATTGAAGCGAAGTTGTTTGTCCTTCAGGAATGGTGTAACTGTCATGTCGTTATGGATGTCGGCGGGCATTATCTTTCGTGGAACAACGTGGTAATGCAAAAACCTCCTGCAATTTATTTTGACGTCATTTCAAAACagtttgttaattttaaattcacaCAGATACTTGCTTGAAATGGGTGGTGTTGCCATTGAATCCTTTCACCATCTCTGGTTTGTTGTCCATCATCGCTTTGAACGCTTCGTTTGTCGGacagaaaattgtaattggCCCTGTCAGATAAGCCGGTGATAAATATAATCAATCAACGatgttgaaattatttctctGAACTTGATTTGTattcatcattttctattttttttttaaggtaaaaCGTTTTGGGTATGGCGTCATCGAGGCTGACCTGTGGCGTTTAATACGTCATCGAGACGGTTGGCTACGAGTGAGTCGACCAGTGCCGTGAAATTGGCTGAAATTAGCATGACCTTAACACTGTTGGGTGAGACCTGCAATTGAGCAATTCACACCCATGTTTTTCACAATTAATAATAGAAATCACGGAAATAACGGATTGTTGCGGATGACTTTGTGTGTAGGGAACTTACCGGTGAGGCGTCGATTGCGGACGAGGCCACCAACAAAGTTGCTATGACCCAATAAggcttcattttcttatttccagtTAACTGAAAATTAGCCGGCTGGTGGCTCTTGGGTGCAGCGTTACTCCAACAGGAATGACACGCTAAATCGTTTTACATGTCAATATATTCATACAAACCAATGTCACAGAAGGGAAGCTGCTATCTATATTCCAACATGTAAATAACGTAATAATTTCATGGTAACAGGGCTTTTCAGTGAATTCAATTTCCGTCTTTTTTGTCCAAAAATTTGCATACGGTGCGTGCTTGCCCATAGAAATCTCTTTTCCTGTCGATGGggatcaaaaaatgtttggattGCGGAAGTTCCAAtgcaaatttccatttcaatccGTGAAACGGATATagtaatattttctttgtacTTGTTCAttgaaatattgttttttaaacgataCATTGATCAAATATATTCCGATAGCTGCATATCGCAACAGACACTGGACTTGTTCAGATTTTACAGGGCTACCAATATTTAATAGCTGGACTGACTTCACAGCGAGGGCTAGAGCTAGAAGATATCAGTTATTGTCTACTGCGGCCAAGTCTACTGCTGTACGTAACATATGGTTTCCTCAATAGCAATAGTGTATAACCTTGGCGTCGTAACCTTGATGCCATTGTGTGGGATTCAAGAAACGACTATACCGAAATTCAATCTCGACTGATGACgtctaattttttattaaccgGCTAACCGCCAACGAAAAGAACATTATATACACTATATGGTCGTTTCAGTGTCGATTGCCTCTATATATTTTACGATTGCAGCGTAGTACGATAGGCGAGTCTatgttattgaaataaaattgaaacaaaagccaaaagtAAAATGTATAACAACCAACTCGACGACAAGGTCGTgatcgagagaagaaaagatttctaATAGCTCCGGTTACGAATCGAATAGCCCCATTGTTCGAGAGCTCAAGTTAACCTGTTTGTTGTGTTTCCTGATTTCACTATATTCTGCCTCTAAAATGCATACATTGTTATCAATGTCAGCAGACATTAATGAAGCAAACAATGATCAATCTAACTTTCGGAGAATTTCATATTCAAACACTTTggtcaaatttttatttagccaAAATGTAATTATACCTTGATTTATCTGTAGGGTGACTTTCTTTGCCCTGATTATCGTGTGAACGGGAGTCTGATTTGTAGGGAACCGATGATTTATTATACCCGCTCAGTGGATTGAAGAAATCGTGAGCTTTAGCTCTACTAATGATAAGGACGAAAAACCTGCAATTGATATATTTCTGGTCTCTGAATTCCATTT
This DNA window, taken from Daphnia pulex isolate KAP4 chromosome 2, ASM2113471v1, encodes the following:
- the LOC124202636 gene encoding transforming growth factor-beta-induced protein ig-h3-like — translated: MKPYWVIATLLVASSAIDASPVSPNSVKVMLISANFTALVDSLVANRLDDVLNATGPITIFCPTNEAFKAMMDNKPEMVKGFNGNTTHFKRFLHYHVVPRKIMPADIHNDMTVTPFLKDKQLRFNVYGTDKKIMTVNGVMFGVPTVVTPTVVMYKLNNFLLCAIGGGIFDLLKIHKQENKQQHFTILVEAIQLVNLTHTLEKEGPFTLFAPNDDAFRRLPDGVLNKLMASPAELKTILLGHIVSGTYFLSGLTNESDLPTLDGRSNRIAVGNTLTVDGAKINVEADMLAANGVVHVIDRVLMS